A single genomic interval of Spinacia oleracea cultivar Varoflay chromosome 6, BTI_SOV_V1, whole genome shotgun sequence harbors:
- the LOC110806001 gene encoding uncharacterized protein has protein sequence MGTPSAAMYSTKYNRGFQFSSKISARHFNKHLAYQRKPSVSLPSSAVNLSNFSGFSLNSANIRRAHVLQPINCAFAENPTSNFQPQVLLQNFRNLSFDSVKGGLSELTPIGVCKWVGIAAFAIAAAKWAVNLVLNPFVWMYFSWTWLFWPWFVAIGLGVYGIYCFRKHSRCEASIVEQLAIVTSAFTWLTLVPPAYFNGFLEGWPYVFFFVYHYFFFFNVSIRKRLYGDYNMRPHDPKWDVSVPNWYQVLFGVGVMVGHWLAAFEGPELHLIPGGWSNIGIWGLIMATLFMHYNASLYLAKYSEKIVVPTSVVQFGPYRWVRHPIYASTMLLFLTYFVALRAPLSCLYTIGVCIMYYDQKAKLEEELMADTFRESYLEYMSKVRYKFIPFVY, from the coding sequence ATGGGAACTCCATCAGCTGCCATGTACTCTACTAAATACAATAGGGGTTTCCAATTCAGTAGCAAAATCTCAGCTAGGCATTTCAACAAACACCTGGCATACCAAAGAAAACCATCCGTTTCCTTGCCGAGTAGCGCGGTAAATTTATCAAATTTCTCAGGTTTTTCTTTAAATTCAGCTAATATTAGGCGTGCTCATGTACTTCAACCGATTAACTGTGCATTTGCTGAGAACCCCACTTCAAATTTTCAGCCCCAAGTGCTGTTACAGAACTTTAGAAATTTATCGTTTGATTCAGTTAAAGGAGGATTATCTGAATTAACCCCAATTGGTGTCTGCAAGTGGGTAGGAATTGCTGCTTTTGCTATTGCAGCAGCAAAATGGGCAGTTAATTTGGTGTTGAACCCTTTTGTTTGGATGTACTTTAGTTGGACATGGTTGTTTTGGCCATGGTTTGTAGCAATTGGGCTTGGGGTTTATGGTATTTATTGTTTCCGAAAGCATTCTCGTTGTGAAGCGAGTATAGTTGAGCAACTTGCCATTGTTACTTCTGCATTCACTTGGTTGACTCTAGTTCCACCAGCATATTTCAATGGGTTTTTAGAAGGATGGCCTTATGTGTTTTTCTTTGTTTATCACTACTTCTTCTTTTTCAATGTGAGCATTCGGAAACGGCTTTATGGGGATTACAATATGAGGCCACATGATCCCAAGTGGGATGTGAGTGTTCCTAATTGGTACCAGGTTTTGTTCGGTGTTGGAGTTATGGTTGGACATTGGCTTGCAGCTTTTGAGGGTCCAGAATTGCATCTTATTCCGGGGGGATGGAGCAACATTGGGATTTGGGGTCTGATAATGGCCACGCTCTTTATGCATTATAATGCGTCATTGTACCTAGCAAAGTACTCAGAGAAGATTGTAGTGCCAACTTCAGTTGTGCAATTTGGGCCGTATAGATGGGTTCGTCATCCCATTTATGCATCCACGATGCTTTTGTTCCTCACATACTTTGTGGCACTCAGGGCTCCACTGAGTTGCCTATACACAATTGGTGTTTGTATAATGTATTACGATCAGAAAGCGAAGTTGGAGGAAGAGTTGATGGCAGACACATTCAGAGAGAGCTATCTTGAGTACATGAGCAAAGTTAGGTACAAATTCATTCCTTTTGTTTACTAG